In Spinacia oleracea cultivar Varoflay chromosome 5, BTI_SOV_V1, whole genome shotgun sequence, a single window of DNA contains:
- the LOC110775958 gene encoding transcription factor MYB2-like: MAARVRVSHEEEGLLNNELRKGPWTAIHGQGRWNTLSLLAGLKRSGKSCRLRWLNYLRPDLRRGTFTLDEQLLILELHFRWGNRWSKIAEHLPGRTDNEVKNYWRTKVQNLARQFQCHVNSPEFRDVLHRIWIPKLFEQIQANATATSNYTIKAQSDGPTYEPWHGLNDAHHNNSNNTPIHLGPTSLDQHEDGPTDLYSKPNELTDCCEAHVLPESGLSDDLDLDWEQIDEFLWEMTLNNDGDNMLFLEHQQD, translated from the exons ATGGCGGCTAGGGTTAGGGTTAGCCACGAGGAAGAAGGTCTGCTCAACAATGAATTGCGAAAAGGACCATGGACTGCTATCCATGGTCAAGGTCGTTGGAACACTCTTTCCCTTCTTGCAG GTCTGAAACGATCTGGGAAAAGTTGTAGGTTAAGATGGCTAAATTATTTACGTCCAGACCTTCGACGTGGTACATTTACTCTTGATGAACAACTCCTGATTCTTGAACTTCATTTTCGTTGGGGCAACAG GTGGTCAAAGATAGCTGAACATCTACCAGGAAGAACAGATAATGAGGTTAAGAACTATTGGAGGACAAAGGTGCAAAATTTAGCTAGGCAGTTTCAATGCCATGTAAACAGCCCTGAATTCAGAGATGTTCTACACCGTATTTGGATCCCTAAACTATTTGAACAAATTCAAGCTAATGCAACTGCCACATCAAATTACACTATAAAGGCCCAAAGTGATGGCCCAACTTATGAGCCATGGCATGGGCTTAATGATGCTCATCATAACAATAGCAACAACACACCTATACACTTGGGTCCAACTTCTCTTGATCAACATGAAGATGGGCCAACTGATCTATATTCAAAGCCCAATGAGCTAACAGATTGTTGTGAGGCCCACGTTTTACCCGAGTCCGGTTTATCTGATGATTTGGATCTAGATTGGGAGCAGATCGATGAGTTTTTATGGGAGATGACACTAAACAATGATGGGGATAATATGTTGTTCTTGGAACATCAACAAGATTAA
- the LOC110776450 gene encoding probable pectinesterase 53: protein MAPRKHHILPLLSLFFLSRISWSDATPQKDYDKWLTWNVHNHHLRRLAAKPPPNAAAAGLSGSTPTTKALDVRLEKAEVNKERFIINQNGTGDYKTISEAIDNIPIHNTKRFILQIMPGVYREKIHIPKIKPFISFIGDPDNPPTITGNDTASSMSQGGGAALSTFQSATVAVDADYFIASNIIFENTAPHEVGTVGEQAVALRISGNKASFYESSFYGSQDTLYDHKGLHYFRNCFIQGSVDFIFGYGRSFYENCTLNSIAKKVASVTAQKRNEKSMSSGFSFKDCKVTGSGTVYLGRAWGDYSRVVYSFSFLDKLVLPLGWNNWGKSNRNSKVYYGEYKCSGPGSNVTGRVTWARALTDVEAEPFIGTYYVEGDSWLLSPST from the exons ATGGCTCCAAGAAAACAccacatccttcctcttttgtctctcttctttctctctcgaATTTCATGGAGTGATGCCACTCCACAGAAAGACTATGATAAATGGTTAACGTGGAATGTCCATAACCACCATTTGAGGAGGCTCGCCGCTAAGCCGCCGCCAAACGCCGCTGCTGCCGGGTTATCGGGGAGTACTCCAACAACTAAGGCTTTAGATGTGAGGCTTGAAAAGGCTGAGGTTAATAAAGAAAGAtttattattaatcaaaatgGAACAGGAGATTACAAAACCATCTCTGAAGCTATTGATAATATTCCTATTCATAACACTAAGAGATTCATCTTACAGATTATGCCTGGTGTTTATAG GGAAAAGATTCACATCCCTAAAATTAAGCCATTCATAAGCTTCATCGGAGATCCGGATAATCCACCAACCATCACTGGGAATGACACGGCGTCATCTATGTCACAAGGAGGTGGCGCGGCCTTAAGCACCTTTCAGAGTGCTACCGTTGCAGTGGACGCTGATTACTTCATCGCCTCCAATATTATATTCGAG AACACGGCTCCACATGAAGTGGGCACAGTGGGGGAGCAAGCAGTGGCACTAAGAATATCAGGCAACAAAGCTTCATTTTATGAAAGTAGCTTCTATGGTTCACAAGACACACTTTATGATCACAAAGGCCTTCACTATTTCCGCAATTGCTTTATTCAAGGCTCCGTTGACTTTATATTTGGCTACGGTAGATCATTCTATGAG AATTGTACATTGAACTCAATAGCAAAGAAGGTGGCATCAGTAACAGCACAAAAAaggaatgaaaaatcaatgtcAAGTGGATTTTCCTTCAAAGATTGCAAGGTGACCGGAAGTGGTACGGTTTACTTGGGAAGAGCATGGGGTGATTATTCTAGGGTTGTTTACTCTTTCTCTTTTCTCGACAAACTTGTTCTCCCTCTTGGATGGAACAATTGGGGTAAATCTAACCGTAATTC GAAGGTGTACTATGGAGAATACAAATGTAGTGGGCCTGGATCCAATGTTACGGGAAGAGTTACTTGGGCTCGGGCCCTTACAGATGTAGAGGCTGAACCTTTCATTGGGACTTATTATGTTGAAGGCGATAGTTGGCTTTTGAGCCCATCAACATGA